The following proteins are encoded in a genomic region of Garra rufa chromosome 22, GarRuf1.0, whole genome shotgun sequence:
- the g6pc3 gene encoding glucose-6-phosphatase 3, producing the protein MESIYRQGVFMAEELQLRSGSYEDFWLVCSHLGDPKAAVLLVFPVVFYIHRQTGIAVLWVAALSEWLNLVFKWILFGERPYWWIGQSGLFSKNPPKVQQFLSTCETGPGSPSGHAMITGAVWWVIVSSLASFIHTRTGSKVLAAVPYLLYAVFLGCVGLSRIFILAHFPHQVIAGFLTGMLLGIFLKRTVPECRPLLFFSCFSLALLFGALLMHGALQKIGFDLSWSISLAKRWCSHSEWIRMDTTPFSSLNRDAGVLLGLGLAEYWKPGGWVLPWVPRTLCLALSSIALHYISSFPVPTAPAFLFYSLFFLKYSIVPQVVMVLVPGFVHLLTAKPKRE; encoded by the exons ATGGAGAGCATCTATCGTCAGGGCGTGTTTATGGCGGAGGAGCTGCAGCTGAGATCCGGCAGCTATGAGGATTTCTGGCTAGTTTGTTCTCATCTGGGAGACCCGAAGGCTGCGGTTCTCCTGGTGTTTCCAGTGGTGTTTTATATTCATCGACAGACTGGCATCGCTGTGCTCTGGGTAGCAGCTTTATCAGAGTGGCTTAATTTGGTTTTCAAATG GATCCTATTTGGTGAGAGGCCTTATTGGTGGATCGGACAATCTGGATTGTTTTCTAAAAACCCTCCAAAAGTCCAGCAGTTCCTGTCCACCTGTGAGACTGGCCCAG GCAGTCCGTCGGGTCACGCTATGATCACTGGTGCTGTCTGGTGGGTGATCGTCTCTTCATTGGCCTCCTTCATTCACACTCGCACAGGCAG TAAGGTATTAGCTGCAGTGCCGTATCTGCTGTATGCAGTATTTTTGGGATGTGTAGGTCTTTCTCGAATCTTCATCTTGGCTCACTTCCCACATCAAGTCATTGCAGGTTTTCTGACAG GGATGTTGCTGGGGATTTTTCTGAAGCGGACTGTGCCTGAATGTCGCCCTCTGCTGTTCTTCTCTTGCTTCAGCTTGGCTTTGCTGTTTGGAGCTCTTCTGATGCATGGAGCCCTGCAGAAGATTGGGTTTGATCTTTCCTG GTCCATCTCGCTGGCTAAAAGGTGGTGCTCTCACTCTGAGTGGATCCGTATGGACACAACACCCTTCTCCTCTCTGAACCGGGATGCTGGGGTCCTGCTGGGACTAGGACTGGCAGAGTACTGGAAGCCGGGTGGATGGGTTCTCCCATGGGTTCCCAGGACTCTCTGTCTGGCCCTCTCTTCCATCGCCCTCCACTACATCAGCAGTTTCCCCGTACCCACCGCTCCTGCTTTTCTCTTCTACTCGCTGTTCTTTCTCAAATACAGCATCGTGCCGCAGGTGGTCATGGTATTGGTGCCAGGATTTGTGCATCTCCTCACAGCCAAACCCAAGAGGGAGTAA